In Paenibacillus phoenicis, one genomic interval encodes:
- a CDS encoding winged helix-turn-helix transcriptional regulator, protein MLLLCKQADGFRGPKRFNELERSISKITRKMLTEQLRDLERDKLVIRTVYNHVPPKVEYSLSEHGKTFLPVLEMMVKWGGISSRKCSWSHMMRLAFF, encoded by the coding sequence GTGTTGTTGCTTTGCAAGCAGGCGGACGGTTTCAGAGGACCCAAGCGATTTAATGAACTCGAGCGCTCCATTTCTAAAATTACGCGTAAGATGCTTACAGAACAACTAAGAGACCTGGAACGAGATAAACTGGTTATTCGAACAGTCTATAATCATGTTCCCCCGAAAGTGGAGTACTCACTTAGCGAACATGGTAAGACGTTCCTCCCTGTTTTAGAGATGATGGTCAAGTGGGGGGGAATATCATCAAGAAAGTGTAGCTGGTCTCACATGATGAGGCTGGCTTTTTTTTGA
- a CDS encoding Rossmann-fold NAD(P)-binding domain-containing protein — translation MIDSAVRNGIKHIIKITNHKATADSPVDRRRGHTRVEAHLKATGIDYTLLAPNLYMQNLFAVAQMIKQTRGFVMSAGDGKFAMIDARYVAATAATIAVSRSTHAGRTYLLTGPELITYHDVARKLSDALGYTVEYR, via the coding sequence GTGATTGACAGTGCTGTTCGCAACGGAATAAAACATATTATAAAGATCACGAATCATAAGGCTACGGCAGATTCCCCTGTTGATCGACGGCGTGGCCATACGCGAGTTGAGGCGCATCTGAAGGCGACGGGGATCGACTATACTTTGCTTGCGCCGAATCTCTACATGCAGAATCTCTTCGCTGTCGCGCAGATGATTAAACAAACGAGAGGCTTCGTAATGTCTGCCGGTGATGGCAAGTTCGCCATGATCGACGCTCGCTACGTGGCCGCCACGGCCGCAACTATTGCCGTATCACGATCCACGCATGCAGGTCGTACTTATCTGCTCACCGGACCCGAATTGATTACTTATCACGATGTCGCACGTAAACTGTCTGACGCTCTGGGGTATACCGTCGAATACCGGTGA
- a CDS encoding TetR/AcrR family transcriptional regulator C-terminal domain-containing protein: MPQRRPHISEEKIIAASWRLLSDQGIENFTIRSLCKELNVQAPTIYWYFESKQVLIQTLANLVSREIIGDLPKQGDWRERLQTSAMVIRKKLQQYPCSGQLLMKSKPEADFMELLECLLQMIEPTSLTDKQKFSYITHLLNYVINFVVEEYEQRMVQISLGNKEDIHGDFSQFNLLRRMYEEGMFNLIGSDELFDSGILLLLDGIEQRITP, encoded by the coding sequence ATGCCTCAACGCAGGCCACATATCAGCGAGGAGAAGATCATCGCAGCTTCGTGGCGGCTTCTCTCCGACCAAGGAATCGAAAACTTTACCATAAGAAGCCTTTGTAAAGAGCTAAATGTTCAAGCCCCTACGATCTATTGGTACTTCGAGAGTAAGCAGGTCCTTATTCAAACCTTAGCCAACCTGGTTTCAAGAGAGATCATAGGTGATCTTCCCAAGCAAGGTGACTGGCGGGAGAGGCTTCAAACCAGCGCCATGGTGATTCGGAAGAAACTCCAGCAGTATCCCTGCTCGGGTCAACTTCTGATGAAGTCGAAGCCAGAGGCTGATTTTATGGAACTGCTCGAATGCCTCTTGCAGATGATCGAACCTACTTCCTTGACGGATAAACAAAAATTTTCATATATCACCCATTTGCTTAACTATGTCATCAACTTCGTCGTTGAAGAATATGAACAACGGATGGTACAGATATCGTTAGGGAATAAGGAGGATATTCACGGGGATTTCTCGCAATTCAACCTGCTTCGTCGGATGTACGAAGAAGGGATGTTTAATTTAATTGGTTCTGATGAACTCTTTGACTCGGGAATTCTCTTATTACTCGATGGGATCGAGCAGAGAATAACTCCCTAG
- a CDS encoding FAD-dependent oxidoreductase, whose translation MKSLSAVIVGGGLGGLALAQSLKKHHIDFVVCEREQEGQFLQTGYRIKINDNGMSALRFCLPEKLYDLFMETSVMGPEHPIFLNPISLELMEEQHPMYNKAKITPGVNRFTFREVLLGELNDHIRYGYRFTHYETLENGRLRAWFENGEYIDADVLVGADGGGSKVRQQYKPGVKIFDTLGRALYTKVFLDDTRRKELDQLIGDGSMRGLFSPEGEGPVSLLLEEMAFKPNMERLPESMSLNVKITPQQDYLYAVFACSPEWFGMPDEQLFQLNGSELLSLAQEKTKHWHPQVKRMLELAEPEKTAVYHLRNVLPYKPWKETTSLVLLGDALHPMTPAGIGGNAALFDAYELSKELINVKDGKKELLSALRDYEVAAIERGMRDVRLSSKAGESMFNQKPLPEEDVELEE comes from the coding sequence ATGAAATCACTCTCTGCAGTTATTGTTGGCGGCGGTCTCGGAGGACTTGCATTAGCGCAAAGTCTGAAGAAGCATCACATTGACTTTGTAGTTTGTGAACGCGAGCAGGAAGGACAATTTCTTCAAACCGGTTATCGTATCAAAATCAATGACAACGGAATGAGTGCGCTGCGGTTTTGTCTGCCTGAGAAGCTTTACGATCTCTTTATGGAAACCTCCGTCATGGGACCGGAACACCCGATTTTCTTAAATCCAATTTCTCTCGAGCTGATGGAAGAACAGCACCCAATGTACAACAAGGCGAAAATCACGCCTGGCGTCAATCGTTTTACTTTCAGAGAAGTGTTGCTTGGTGAACTCAATGACCATATCCGTTACGGATATCGGTTTACCCATTATGAAACGTTGGAAAACGGCCGCTTGAGAGCTTGGTTTGAGAATGGAGAGTATATCGATGCGGATGTCCTTGTTGGCGCTGACGGGGGAGGATCGAAGGTTCGCCAACAGTATAAACCTGGGGTGAAAATTTTTGATACCTTGGGAAGAGCTCTTTATACAAAAGTATTTCTGGATGATACTCGGAGAAAAGAACTCGATCAGCTCATTGGGGACGGCAGCATGAGAGGCCTTTTTAGCCCGGAAGGAGAGGGTCCGGTTTCCCTGCTTCTTGAAGAAATGGCCTTCAAGCCGAATATGGAACGATTGCCGGAATCCATGTCCCTGAATGTGAAAATTACTCCACAACAGGATTACTTGTATGCTGTGTTTGCGTGCTCGCCTGAGTGGTTTGGGATGCCTGACGAGCAGCTTTTCCAATTGAATGGTTCGGAATTGTTGTCCCTTGCTCAAGAGAAAACCAAACATTGGCATCCCCAAGTCAAACGGATGTTGGAACTCGCAGAGCCAGAGAAAACGGCTGTTTATCACTTGCGTAATGTTTTGCCATATAAGCCTTGGAAAGAAACCACCTCTTTGGTATTGCTGGGGGACGCCTTGCATCCGATGACACCGGCTGGAATTGGCGGGAACGCGGCACTTTTTGATGCCTATGAGCTATCGAAAGAATTAATCAACGTCAAAGACGGGAAAAAGGAACTTTTGTCAGCGTTACGTGATTATGAGGTGGCTGCGATTGAACGTGGGATGCGGGATGTTCGCCTCTCCTCGAAAGCAGGGGAAAGCATGTTCAACCAGAAGCCGTTGCCTGAGGAAGATGTAGAGTTGGAGGAATAG
- the rlmH gene encoding 23S rRNA (pseudouridine(1915)-N(3))-methyltransferase RlmH, translated as MQIQIVAVGKLKEKYLVQGIAEYAKRLAPYVKFQVVEVPDEKAPETMSEAELIGVKEREGERILAHIKSDAHVIALAIDGQLWSSEELAACLDRLGTYGTSHVVFVIGGSHGLADAVLRRAQQRLSFGRMTLPHQLMRLVLTEQIYRAVKINRGEPYHK; from the coding sequence GTGCAGATTCAAATCGTGGCGGTCGGCAAATTGAAGGAAAAATATCTGGTCCAGGGCATTGCGGAGTACGCCAAGCGCCTGGCGCCTTACGTGAAATTTCAAGTCGTGGAGGTCCCCGACGAGAAAGCGCCGGAGACGATGAGCGAGGCGGAGCTCATCGGCGTCAAGGAGCGCGAGGGCGAACGCATCCTCGCGCACATCAAGAGCGACGCGCATGTTATCGCGCTCGCGATTGACGGCCAGCTCTGGAGCTCGGAGGAGCTGGCCGCTTGTTTGGACCGGCTCGGCACCTACGGGACGAGCCATGTCGTGTTCGTCATCGGCGGCAGCCACGGGCTCGCCGATGCGGTGCTCCGCCGCGCGCAGCAGCGGCTGTCGTTCGGGCGCATGACGCTGCCCCACCAGCTCATGCGCCTGGTGCTCACCGAGCAGATTTATCGCGCGGTGAAGATCAATCGGGGGGAACCGTATCATAAATAA
- a CDS encoding CxxH/CxxC protein, translating into MYVVCKDHVELAIDMFVDEFEDAPDVVDLEHTKFIDWEPPVKCQECDQEARFLVV; encoded by the coding sequence ATGTACGTCGTTTGCAAAGATCATGTGGAACTGGCCATCGATATGTTCGTGGATGAGTTTGAGGATGCCCCGGATGTGGTCGATTTGGAGCACACCAAGTTTATTGATTGGGAGCCGCCGGTGAAATGTCAGGAATGTGATCAGGAGGCGCGGTTTTTGGTGGTGTAG
- a CDS encoding CAP-associated domain-containing protein yields the protein MKNGWKRGIRGLVILAGLGAAWLAAGSAVQAAAVDFKDVPASHWAYDKIMWAKNNGVTDGYPDGTFRPAQSVTEAEFLSMLVRAYPEIKLDKVNEQEAWYTPYYNLAFELAWPVSDKPNEPITRGSVARLMAAFYGQSLSEDEAVQWILAQGLAQGKNGAGVEGFAPKDAVSRAEAQTFLYRLKLTLPKATSPDLIKPEIQLQGVRIGDSTNRVIELLGEPARKDATNYGLEWYIYNKDYKHYTQVGVAGGKVVGLFGNHDEWQFAPEAEKGLEKLRSSLAAIWDKSEHPPREYVETYTPRGLYINLYLDKHEKYRVDGVLLMDKKFTESHVYAPNTPESLKATEREIFDLTNAFRAQRGLGVLSWNESVAEVARAHSRDMAERNYFEHDNPEGKSAGDRMMARGIPQFRAWGENIAAGYLDAIDGHYGWLNSWGHRENMLEPVFTMLGVGAVDGLSSSDYRTYYTQNFYTPL from the coding sequence ATGAAGAATGGATGGAAGCGCGGGATTCGCGGATTGGTGATTCTCGCGGGGTTAGGAGCAGCCTGGTTGGCTGCGGGCTCAGCGGTTCAAGCGGCTGCGGTGGACTTTAAGGATGTACCGGCATCCCATTGGGCTTATGACAAGATCATGTGGGCGAAGAACAACGGTGTGACCGACGGGTATCCGGACGGCACGTTCCGCCCGGCACAGTCGGTGACGGAAGCGGAGTTTCTGAGCATGCTGGTGCGGGCCTATCCAGAGATCAAGCTGGATAAGGTGAATGAGCAGGAGGCCTGGTATACGCCTTATTACAACTTGGCCTTCGAATTGGCGTGGCCGGTTAGCGACAAGCCAAATGAGCCGATTACGCGCGGATCGGTGGCTCGGTTGATGGCGGCTTTTTACGGGCAGAGCTTGAGTGAAGATGAGGCGGTACAGTGGATCCTTGCTCAAGGCTTGGCCCAAGGGAAGAACGGTGCCGGCGTAGAAGGCTTCGCGCCCAAGGACGCGGTGTCGCGGGCGGAAGCGCAGACGTTCCTGTATCGGCTCAAGCTGACGCTGCCCAAGGCGACAAGCCCGGATCTGATCAAGCCGGAGATCCAGCTGCAAGGCGTGAGGATCGGCGATTCGACGAACCGCGTGATCGAGCTGCTCGGCGAGCCGGCTCGTAAGGACGCGACCAACTACGGACTGGAATGGTACATCTATAATAAGGATTACAAGCATTATACGCAGGTTGGCGTAGCGGGCGGCAAGGTCGTTGGCTTGTTTGGCAATCATGACGAGTGGCAGTTTGCTCCCGAGGCCGAGAAAGGGCTGGAGAAGTTGCGGAGCAGCCTCGCGGCAATCTGGGACAAGAGCGAGCACCCGCCGCGAGAGTATGTGGAGACGTATACGCCGAGAGGGTTGTACATCAATCTGTACCTGGACAAGCACGAGAAGTACCGCGTGGACGGGGTGCTGCTGATGGACAAGAAGTTTACGGAGAGCCATGTGTACGCCCCGAATACTCCGGAGTCGCTGAAGGCGACGGAGCGGGAGATTTTTGACCTGACCAATGCGTTTCGTGCGCAACGAGGCTTAGGCGTGCTGAGCTGGAATGAATCGGTGGCTGAGGTGGCTCGCGCGCATAGCCGGGATATGGCGGAACGGAATTATTTTGAGCATGATAATCCTGAAGGGAAGTCGGCCGGCGACCGCATGATGGCTCGCGGGATTCCGCAGTTCCGGGCTTGGGGCGAAAATATCGCCGCCGGTTATCTGGATGCGATCGACGGGCACTATGGCTGGCTGAATTCCTGGGGCCACCGGGAGAATATGCTGGAGCCCGTGTTTACGATGCTGGGTGTGGGTGCGGTAGACGGACTTAGCAGCAGCGATTACAGAACGTACTACACGCAAAACTTCTATACGCCGCTGTAA
- a CDS encoding glycerol-3-phosphate dehydrogenase/oxidase: MNGTYSFSGKDRRHLLEQMANPAEPLDLLVVGGGITGAGIALDAAARGMRVGLVEMQDFAAGTSSRSTKLVHGGLRYLKQLEIGVVAEVGRERAIVYENGPHVTTPEWMLLPIYRGGTFGRFSTSLGLRVYDFLAGVKRGERRSMLSAAETLAKEPLLKQDGLLGGGYYVEYRTDDARLTLEVLKEAAARGAMPVNYTKVTGFRYEGAQLVGAEVTDLAEGRTYELRARKIVNAAGPWVDALREMDGSKQGKMLQLTKGVHLVFDQGRFPLRQAVYFDTPDGRMVFAIPRDGKTYVGTTDTVYHGEIHHPRMTEADRDYILGAIDGMFPGLAITAADVESSWAGVRPLIYEEGKSPSEISRKDEIWESASGLITIAGGKLTGYRKMAELVVDRVAAKLMREYGRSFTPCATRLLPISGGQVGGSQGLLGFVARKALEAAERGIPKDLAAKWAARYGSNVDRLLALADDAAATGEPADSAGAARLPLEVAVPLRYALEAEMAMTPVDFFVRRTGALLFDIAWVRRWKEPVVDAMARYFDWPEDVKRRRAEELEQALTEAVFPVSEE, translated from the coding sequence ATGAACGGAACCTATTCGTTTTCGGGTAAGGATCGGCGTCACCTGTTAGAGCAAATGGCCAATCCGGCTGAGCCGCTGGACCTGTTGGTCGTGGGCGGCGGGATTACCGGGGCTGGAATCGCCCTCGATGCGGCGGCGCGGGGGATGCGGGTGGGTCTTGTGGAGATGCAGGACTTTGCCGCGGGAACATCAAGCCGTTCGACGAAGCTAGTCCATGGCGGCTTGCGTTACCTGAAGCAACTGGAGATCGGCGTTGTGGCGGAGGTAGGGCGCGAGCGGGCGATCGTCTACGAGAACGGCCCGCATGTGACAACGCCGGAATGGATGCTGCTGCCGATTTATCGGGGCGGGACGTTTGGCCGGTTCAGCACGTCGCTGGGGTTGCGCGTGTACGACTTCCTCGCGGGGGTGAAGCGCGGGGAGCGGCGCAGCATGCTGTCGGCGGCGGAGACGCTGGCGAAAGAGCCGCTGCTGAAGCAAGACGGTCTGCTGGGCGGCGGGTACTATGTGGAGTACCGTACGGACGACGCCCGTCTAACCCTTGAAGTGCTCAAGGAAGCAGCGGCCCGTGGGGCGATGCCGGTCAACTATACCAAGGTGACCGGGTTTCGGTACGAAGGCGCGCAGCTGGTGGGCGCTGAGGTGACGGATCTGGCCGAGGGGCGGACATATGAGTTGCGCGCCCGGAAGATCGTCAATGCGGCGGGCCCGTGGGTGGATGCGCTGCGCGAGATGGACGGGTCAAAGCAGGGCAAAATGCTGCAGCTGACCAAAGGCGTGCACCTGGTGTTCGACCAGGGGCGGTTTCCGTTGCGGCAGGCGGTTTATTTTGATACGCCGGATGGCCGCATGGTGTTTGCGATTCCGCGCGATGGCAAGACCTACGTGGGCACAACGGACACAGTGTACCACGGCGAGATTCATCATCCGCGGATGACGGAGGCGGATCGCGATTATATCTTGGGTGCGATTGACGGCATGTTTCCCGGGCTGGCGATCACGGCGGCGGACGTGGAATCCAGCTGGGCCGGCGTGCGGCCGCTCATCTACGAGGAGGGCAAATCGCCTTCGGAAATTTCCCGCAAGGATGAAATTTGGGAGTCCGCGTCCGGCCTGATCACGATTGCTGGCGGCAAGCTGACCGGCTACCGCAAGATGGCGGAGCTGGTCGTGGACCGCGTGGCCGCCAAGCTGATGCGGGAATACGGCCGGAGCTTCACGCCCTGCGCAACCCGGCTGCTGCCGATCTCCGGCGGGCAGGTGGGCGGCTCGCAGGGACTGCTCGGCTTCGTGGCACGCAAGGCGCTGGAAGCGGCGGAGCGTGGCATCCCGAAGGATCTTGCCGCTAAATGGGCGGCTAGATATGGATCCAACGTGGACCGGCTGTTGGCTTTGGCCGACGATGCTGCGGCTACGGGCGAGCCAGCCGACTCGGCCGGTGCAGCCCGGCTCCCGCTGGAGGTGGCTGTTCCGCTGAGGTATGCCCTGGAAGCGGAGATGGCGATGACGCCGGTGGATTTTTTTGTGCGGAGAACAGGGGCTTTGTTATTTGATATCGCATGGGTGCGGCGGTGGAAGGAGCCGGTCGTCGATGCGATGGCCCGGTATTTCGACTGGCCGGAGGACGTGAAGCGCCGGCGGGCGGAGGAGCTGGAGCAGGCGTTGACGGAGGCGGTTTTTCCCGTAAGTGAAGAGTAA
- a CDS encoding S1C family serine protease, producing the protein MGWFDDDFYSTKVPGRMRLSEGGSLRRWRGRPRRHRLELSTLQISLISSVLSAVVAVLLFSFITGLPSSSNRHVATSSAVLLSDAGDPYDRISAAAAKVAPAVVSILNHGELSDGDPEQAALGSGVIFKKEKGKAFIITNTHVISGASDLEIVTSDGASRKAEVVGQDSINDIAVLAIDGQGIDTVIELGDSKKLRAGETVIAVGNPLGLGGTLTSGIVSYTSRMIPVSLNQDGVYDWEQEVIQTDAAINEGNSGGALVDLNGRLIGINTMKISDTGVEGLGFAIPVNEVMKTVDDLLLHGKVVRPYMGVYTLDLNNRYSPITDEQREDLNLPNHVTAGVIVLEAHGPALKAGLKLNDVITQLDKQPIKSTLELRRYLYEHKKIGDELEVTYYRDGKLEKVTLELTDKPSEAEIEQGLDDNE; encoded by the coding sequence ATGGGATGGTTTGACGATGACTTTTATTCCACCAAGGTTCCGGGGCGTATGCGCTTGTCCGAAGGCGGCAGCTTGCGGCGTTGGCGCGGTAGGCCGCGTAGGCATCGCCTGGAGCTGTCCACGCTGCAGATCTCTTTAATCTCTTCCGTTCTTAGTGCGGTAGTGGCCGTGCTGTTATTCAGTTTCATTACGGGGCTTCCTTCTTCATCGAACCGCCATGTTGCAACCAGCAGTGCGGTGTTGCTCTCGGATGCCGGCGATCCTTATGACCGGATCAGCGCGGCGGCGGCCAAAGTGGCGCCCGCTGTGGTGAGCATCCTCAATCATGGGGAGCTGTCGGATGGCGATCCGGAGCAGGCGGCGCTGGGTTCGGGTGTGATTTTTAAGAAGGAGAAAGGAAAGGCCTTCATTATAACGAATACGCATGTCATTAGCGGTGCAAGCGATCTGGAAATTGTGACGAGCGACGGAGCCTCGCGTAAGGCAGAGGTTGTCGGACAGGATTCGATCAACGATATTGCGGTGCTGGCCATCGACGGACAAGGCATCGATACGGTGATCGAGCTAGGTGATTCGAAGAAGCTGCGGGCCGGAGAAACGGTCATTGCCGTCGGCAATCCGCTGGGCCTTGGAGGGACGCTGACCTCCGGGATCGTGAGCTATACCAGCCGGATGATTCCGGTGTCGCTGAACCAGGATGGCGTGTACGACTGGGAGCAGGAAGTGATCCAGACGGACGCGGCGATTAATGAGGGGAACAGCGGCGGAGCGCTGGTAGATTTGAACGGCCGGCTGATCGGCATCAATACGATGAAGATTTCCGATACGGGCGTTGAGGGATTGGGTTTTGCCATCCCGGTGAATGAAGTGATGAAGACGGTCGACGATTTGCTCCTGCACGGCAAGGTGGTTCGTCCATATATGGGCGTGTACACGTTGGACCTCAACAACCGCTATTCTCCGATCACTGACGAGCAGCGCGAGGATCTCAACCTGCCGAACCATGTCACCGCAGGGGTGATCGTCTTGGAGGCCCATGGCCCAGCGCTGAAAGCGGGACTGAAATTAAACGATGTCATTACCCAGCTCGACAAGCAACCGATCAAATCGACGTTGGAATTGCGCCGGTACTTGTATGAGCATAAGAAGATCGGGGATGAGTTGGAGGTTACGTACTACCGTGACGGCAAGCTGGAGAAAGTGACCTTGGAGCTGACCGATAAGCCGTCGGAGGCGGAAATCGAACAAGGATTAGACGATAACGAATAA
- a CDS encoding carbohydrate ABC transporter permease, with translation MRAGVSLKKTWANYLFLIVLGFIMVYPLLWLFASSFKTNADIFGSTKLLPSSYVWDAYSLGWQGTGQYGFQDFFVNTFILVVPTVLFTILSSVLVAYGFARFHFPLKTLLFSIMIATLMLPNASIMIPRYILFNKLGWLDSYLPFIIPAAFATGAFFVYLMIQFIRGLPRDLDEAATIDGCNSFTVLTRVLLPLCKPAIFSVGIFQFMWTWNDFFNSIIYISSVRKFTVSLGLRLSLDASSAVSWNQVIAMSVVSIVPCILLFFLAQKYFVEGISTTGLKG, from the coding sequence ATGAGAGCAGGCGTTAGTTTGAAAAAAACATGGGCGAACTACCTCTTTCTGATCGTGCTCGGTTTCATCATGGTGTATCCGCTGCTGTGGTTGTTCGCTTCTTCGTTCAAGACCAATGCGGACATCTTTGGCTCAACGAAGCTGCTGCCAAGCAGCTACGTGTGGGATGCCTACTCACTGGGCTGGCAGGGCACGGGCCAATACGGGTTCCAGGACTTCTTCGTGAACACGTTTATCTTGGTCGTGCCAACTGTGTTGTTTACGATCCTCTCCAGCGTGTTGGTGGCGTACGGGTTCGCTCGGTTTCATTTCCCATTGAAGACATTGCTGTTCTCCATCATGATCGCCACCTTGATGCTGCCCAACGCTTCGATCATGATTCCCCGGTACATTTTGTTTAATAAGCTAGGGTGGCTGGATTCGTACCTGCCGTTTATCATCCCGGCGGCCTTCGCCACCGGCGCGTTCTTCGTCTACCTGATGATCCAGTTCATCCGCGGCTTGCCTCGGGATCTGGACGAAGCGGCGACGATCGACGGGTGCAACTCGTTTACGGTGTTGACCCGGGTGCTGCTGCCGCTGTGCAAACCGGCGATCTTCTCGGTGGGGATTTTCCAGTTCATGTGGACGTGGAACGACTTCTTCAACTCGATTATCTACATCAGCAGCGTGCGGAAGTTCACCGTGTCGCTGGGGCTGCGCTTGTCGCTGGACGCCTCGTCCGCGGTCTCCTGGAACCAGGTCATCGCGATGTCGGTCGTCAGCATCGTACCGTGCATTCTGCTGTTCTTCCTAGCTCAGAAATACTTCGTTGAGGGGATTTCGACAACGGGGTTGAAGGGGTAA
- a CDS encoding carbohydrate ABC transporter permease → MIKRKRNYQYVGLLYISPWIIGLLLFQLYPFLSSFYYSFTNYNMVSAPTWTGWDNYVKIFTGDPEFYQSLKVTGIYVVLAVPVKLAFALFIAMLLSAKLKGINFFRTVYYLPSILGGSVAISVLWRFLFMKEGVVNAMLARLHLGPVDWLGSPDVALYTLGLLTVWQFGSSMVLFLAGLQQIPSELYEAGSIDGASKTRMFFKITIPLLTPIVLFNLVMQMVNAFQEFTGAFVITGGGPLKSTYLYALKLYEEAFTFFNMGYASALSWVLFVIIMGVTAVIFKSSGSWVHYEDGGR, encoded by the coding sequence ATGATTAAACGCAAGCGGAACTATCAGTATGTCGGACTGCTGTACATTTCGCCATGGATCATCGGGTTATTGCTGTTCCAGTTGTATCCGTTCTTGTCTTCGTTTTATTACTCGTTTACGAATTACAACATGGTTAGCGCCCCGACATGGACGGGTTGGGACAATTACGTCAAAATTTTTACGGGGGACCCGGAGTTTTACCAGTCCCTGAAGGTCACTGGCATATACGTGGTGCTGGCCGTTCCGGTCAAGCTCGCCTTCGCCTTGTTTATCGCCATGCTGCTAAGCGCGAAGCTGAAGGGCATCAACTTCTTCCGCACGGTGTATTATCTCCCCTCCATCCTGGGGGGGAGCGTGGCGATCTCCGTCCTCTGGCGTTTCCTGTTCATGAAGGAAGGGGTCGTGAACGCCATGTTGGCCCGGCTCCATCTCGGTCCGGTCGATTGGCTGGGCAGCCCGGATGTGGCCCTGTATACGCTGGGCTTGCTGACCGTGTGGCAGTTCGGCTCTTCGATGGTGTTATTTTTGGCCGGTCTTCAGCAAATTCCGAGCGAACTGTATGAGGCCGGATCGATTGACGGCGCCTCCAAAACGCGAATGTTCTTCAAAATCACCATTCCGCTCCTGACGCCTATCGTCTTGTTCAACCTGGTGATGCAGATGGTCAATGCGTTCCAGGAGTTCACCGGTGCCTTTGTCATTACCGGAGGGGGACCGCTGAAATCGACTTATCTGTACGCGTTGAAGCTGTACGAAGAAGCTTTTACTTTCTTCAACATGGGTTATGCGTCGGCGTTGTCCTGGGTGCTGTTCGTGATCATCATGGGCGTGACGGCGGTTATTTTCAAGAGCTCGGGCAGCTGGGTGCATTATGAGGATGGGGGGCGATGA